One Sphingomonas sp. LHG3406-1 genomic window carries:
- a CDS encoding phosphodiester glycosidase family protein — MAVVKTVFLLVLLLAACKRPEPAPETAEGACRSLLFEGQRFTVCRDASARLELHSEGRDGRPYRSFTALEAVLGERSEKLRFAMNGGMFDDHGRPIGLAIAEGRELRAVNRREKGGGNFHLQPNGIFLVRQDGRAEVVTTSAFQPASDIRLATQSGPMLVIDGAVNSRFAADGTSRYVRNGIGVDGDGVPVFAISDSPVSFGRFARLFRDELRCNDALYLDGSVSSLWDPANGRMDGFTAIGPMIAAFAS; from the coding sequence ATGGCGGTCGTGAAGACCGTCTTCCTCCTCGTCCTCTTGCTCGCCGCCTGCAAGCGACCGGAGCCCGCCCCCGAGACGGCGGAGGGCGCCTGTCGCTCCCTCCTGTTCGAAGGGCAGCGCTTCACCGTCTGCCGCGATGCCAGCGCCCGACTGGAGCTCCACAGCGAGGGGCGCGATGGACGCCCCTACCGCAGCTTCACGGCGCTCGAGGCCGTGCTTGGCGAGCGGTCGGAGAAGCTCCGCTTCGCGATGAATGGCGGCATGTTCGACGATCACGGCCGCCCGATCGGGCTCGCTATCGCCGAAGGACGCGAGCTGCGCGCCGTCAACCGCCGGGAAAAGGGTGGCGGCAACTTCCACCTCCAGCCCAACGGCATTTTCCTCGTCCGGCAGGACGGCCGCGCCGAGGTGGTGACCACGTCGGCATTTCAGCCCGCTTCCGACATCCGACTAGCGACGCAGAGCGGTCCGATGCTGGTGATCGACGGGGCAGTCAATTCGCGCTTCGCTGCCGATGGCACCTCGCGCTATGTCCGGAACGGGATCGGCGTCGACGGCGACGGCGTGCCGGTCTTCGCGATCAGCGATTCGCCGGTCAGCTTCGGCCGCTTCGCGCGGCTGTTTCGCGACGAGCTGCGCTGCAACGATGCCCTTTATCTGGACGGTTCGGTGTCGAGCCTGTGGGATCCTGCCAACGGCCGCATGGACGGCTTTACCGCCATCGGCCCGATGATCGCCGCCTTCGCGTCCTAA
- the folP gene encoding dihydropteroate synthase gives MTYRTILKPTGFIDAPFGYDGEVARLAGTMLWFSAVELLHVGHDGSVRTELVPVSRLPDQLHDDAMAASWKAITSARAPLQLGSRTIRLDQPQLMAILNATPDSFSDGGVSSGPEQGFAAAEAGAAILDVGGESTRPGAKTVWEGDEIERVLPLVTALAASGAAVSIDTRKAAVMEAALGAGATLVNDVSALTYDPRSGEVVARSGAPVVLMHHQGTPETMQEAPSYPRSALVEVYLWLEDRIQAALDAGIAREKIIVDPGIGFGKNVAHNLELMNGLAAFHGLGCPLLVGASRKRTIGALHNEAPADRRLGGSLALALKAVEQGAHLIRAHDVYETVQSLRVWRGLRDQALTPRL, from the coding sequence GTGACATATCGCACCATCCTCAAGCCAACGGGCTTCATCGACGCGCCGTTCGGCTACGATGGTGAGGTCGCGCGGCTGGCCGGAACGATGTTGTGGTTTTCCGCCGTCGAACTCCTGCACGTCGGCCATGACGGGTCGGTGCGGACGGAACTGGTGCCGGTAAGCCGTCTTCCCGATCAGCTCCATGACGACGCAATGGCGGCAAGCTGGAAGGCGATCACCTCGGCCCGTGCGCCGCTGCAGCTCGGCTCGCGCACCATCCGTCTCGATCAGCCGCAGCTCATGGCCATACTCAACGCCACGCCCGACAGCTTCTCGGACGGCGGTGTAAGTTCGGGCCCCGAGCAGGGCTTTGCCGCCGCGGAAGCCGGTGCCGCCATCCTCGACGTCGGTGGAGAAAGCACGCGCCCCGGAGCGAAGACCGTCTGGGAGGGCGACGAGATCGAACGCGTGCTGCCGCTGGTGACCGCGCTCGCGGCAAGTGGGGCGGCGGTGTCGATCGATACCCGCAAGGCAGCCGTGATGGAGGCTGCGCTCGGCGCCGGTGCCACGCTCGTCAACGATGTCTCGGCGCTCACCTACGATCCGCGCTCGGGCGAGGTGGTGGCACGCTCAGGTGCCCCGGTCGTCCTCATGCATCATCAGGGTACGCCCGAGACCATGCAGGAGGCCCCGAGCTATCCGCGCAGCGCGCTGGTCGAAGTCTATCTCTGGCTGGAGGACCGGATCCAGGCCGCGCTCGATGCGGGCATCGCACGCGAAAAGATCATCGTCGATCCGGGCATCGGATTCGGCAAGAACGTCGCTCACAATCTCGAACTGATGAACGGCCTCGCAGCCTTCCACGGCCTTGGCTGCCCGTTGCTCGTCGGTGCCAGCCGCAAGCGCACCATCGGCGCGCTGCATAATGAGGCGCCGGCCGACCGCCGGCTCGGCGGGAGCCTGGCGCTGGCGCTGAAGGCAGTGGAGCAGGGCGCGCATCTCATCCGCGCCCATGACGTCTACGAGACCGTCCAGAGCCTGCGGGTCTGGCGCGGCCTCCGCGACCAGGCGCTGACGCCGAGGCTTTAG
- a CDS encoding site-specific DNA-methyltransferase, with the protein MPVPDALPRVRKKATAAPDTTGRMIAGDCIEVMRSLPAKSVDLIFADPPYNLQLGGDLFRPEGGRVDAVDNDWDRFDSLAAYDKFTRAWLTEARRILKDDGAIWVIGSYHNIFRVGAALQDLDYWILNDIVWRKANPMPNFRGTRFTNAHETLLWCAKSADAKYTFNYRAMKALNDDLQMRSDWVLPICSGAERLKGGDGHKAHPTQKPESLLYRVLLACTKPGDTVLDPFFGTGTTGAVAKRLGRHWIGIEREPDYLEAAAARIAATLPLDESAMETVPDKRSQPRVAFGLLVESGLVPPGTQLTDAKRRWKAAVRADGSLNCGPHEGSIHKVGAGLNKAPSCNGWTYWHIERQGRLVPLDTLRQEHLAGLA; encoded by the coding sequence ATGCCCGTTCCGGACGCCCTTCCGCGTGTCCGCAAGAAGGCCACCGCCGCGCCGGATACGACCGGCCGAATGATCGCCGGCGACTGCATCGAGGTGATGCGCTCGCTTCCCGCGAAGAGCGTCGATCTCATTTTCGCTGACCCGCCCTACAATCTCCAGCTCGGCGGCGACCTGTTCCGGCCCGAGGGCGGCCGGGTCGACGCGGTGGACAATGACTGGGACCGGTTCGACAGCCTCGCCGCCTACGACAAGTTCACCCGCGCCTGGCTGACCGAAGCCCGCCGCATCCTCAAGGACGATGGCGCGATCTGGGTGATCGGCAGCTATCACAACATCTTCCGCGTCGGCGCCGCGCTGCAGGACCTCGACTATTGGATCCTGAACGACATCGTCTGGCGCAAGGCCAATCCGATGCCGAACTTCCGCGGCACCCGCTTCACCAACGCCCACGAAACCCTGCTGTGGTGCGCCAAATCGGCCGACGCCAAATACACCTTCAACTACCGGGCCATGAAGGCGCTCAACGACGACCTGCAGATGCGCTCCGACTGGGTGCTGCCGATCTGCTCTGGCGCGGAGCGGCTGAAGGGCGGGGATGGCCACAAGGCGCATCCGACCCAGAAACCGGAAAGCCTGCTCTATCGGGTGCTGCTGGCGTGCACCAAGCCGGGCGACACGGTGCTCGATCCCTTCTTCGGCACTGGCACGACGGGAGCGGTCGCAAAGCGTCTGGGCCGCCACTGGATCGGGATCGAGCGCGAACCCGACTATCTCGAGGCCGCCGCCGCCCGCATCGCCGCCACGCTTCCGCTCGATGAGAGCGCGATGGAGACCGTGCCCGATAAGCGCAGCCAGCCGCGTGTCGCGTTCGGGCTGCTGGTCGAGAGCGGTCTCGTCCCGCCTGGCACGCAGTTGACGGACGCCAAGCGGCGGTGGAAGGCGGCGGTGCGCGCCGACGGTTCGCTCAACTGCGGCCCGCATGAGGGATCCATCCACAAGGTCGGGGCAGGGCTCAACAAGGCGCCCAGCTGCAATGGCTGGACCTACTGGCACATCGAGCGGCAGGGTCGCCTCGTGCCGCTGGACACACTCAGGCAGGAGCATCTGGCGGGTCTGGCGTGA
- a CDS encoding ribonuclease HII — protein MPRPCFKLEKEHPLPLAGVDEAGCAPLAGPVVAAAVVLDRERFPRGIDDSKKLSLEAREAIYARLMVQASCGVGICSVEEIDALNIYWARMLAMARAVEALGFDPSFVLVDGNRCPRWERPSKAIVSGDARCRSIAAASIIAKVTRDRIMAEHAETYPGYGWETNRGYPTPDHRRALVALGPTPLHRRSFGLVREVLAAAAQPSFAFAAE, from the coding sequence CTGCCGCGGCCCTGCTTCAAGCTCGAGAAGGAGCATCCGCTTCCGCTTGCCGGAGTGGACGAGGCAGGGTGCGCGCCGCTGGCTGGACCGGTCGTCGCCGCCGCCGTGGTGCTCGACCGCGAGCGCTTTCCGCGTGGGATCGATGACAGCAAGAAGCTGAGCCTCGAGGCGCGCGAGGCGATCTATGCCCGGCTGATGGTCCAGGCGAGTTGCGGAGTCGGCATCTGCAGCGTCGAGGAGATTGACGCCCTCAACATCTACTGGGCGCGCATGCTGGCCATGGCCCGCGCGGTCGAGGCGCTCGGCTTCGATCCCAGCTTCGTGCTGGTCGACGGCAATCGCTGTCCAAGGTGGGAGCGGCCATCGAAGGCGATCGTCTCCGGCGACGCCAGATGCCGGTCGATCGCCGCCGCCTCCATCATCGCCAAGGTCACCCGCGACCGCATCATGGCGGAGCATGCCGAAACCTATCCGGGTTACGGCTGGGAAACCAACCGCGGTTATCCGACCCCCGACCACCGCAGGGCTTTGGTGGCCCTTGGGCCAACCCCGCTCCACCGCCGCAGCTTCGGGCTAGTGCGGGAGGTCCTCGCCGCCGCGGCACAGCCGAGCTTCGCCTTCGCGGCGGAATGA
- the msrA gene encoding peptide-methionine (S)-S-oxide reductase MsrA: protein MAEQQAILAGGCFWCTEAVFLDVAGVSEVESGYIGGDTVNPTYKQVCGGDTGHAEAIRVTFDPAVVSYGDLLDIFFATHDPTQLNRQGNDVGTQYRSAIFPLDESQEAEARAKIVALNDEQGGRIVTTIEPATTWYPAEDYHQDYWATEGQRNPYCMAVIPPKLQKLRKSFQNRLKQEA, encoded by the coding sequence ATGGCGGAACAACAAGCAATTCTGGCTGGCGGCTGCTTCTGGTGCACGGAAGCGGTCTTCCTCGACGTCGCCGGGGTCAGCGAAGTCGAGAGCGGCTATATCGGTGGCGACACGGTCAATCCGACCTACAAGCAGGTCTGCGGCGGCGATACCGGCCATGCCGAGGCCATCCGGGTCACCTTCGACCCCGCCGTGGTGAGCTATGGCGACCTGCTCGACATCTTCTTCGCCACCCATGATCCGACCCAGCTGAACCGTCAGGGCAATGATGTCGGCACCCAGTATCGAAGCGCCATCTTCCCGCTCGACGAAAGCCAGGAAGCCGAGGCGCGGGCGAAGATCGTCGCGCTGAACGATGAGCAGGGCGGGCGGATCGTCACCACGATCGAACCGGCCACCACCTGGTATCCGGCCGAGGATTATCACCAGGACTATTGGGCGACGGAAGGACAGCGCAATCCTTACTGCATGGCAGTGATCCCGCCCAAGCTCCAGAAGCTGCGCAAGAGCTTCCAGAACCGGCTGAAGCAGGAGGCCTAG
- a CDS encoding PilZ domain-containing protein, which produces MFESLIRRRGRRPAEVDAAAFDSTTVSLSLAVPRPPERRSEERVLPTLRVAKMTGALGEQLIRIRNMSAGGVMADCSRCPPVGEEVKVEFNGQSIPSTIVWIREGLIGLKFDQNVDLGELFAGRKPRHGFRPRPPRLEVGCSASVKLKKLYYKVEVHDISLGGMKVGPIDDYCIGEKVVVVVESLRPIKGEVRWYADRRAGIVFDHELSFQELAEWVGKRLELASLKASYKG; this is translated from the coding sequence GTGTTTGAAAGCCTGATCCGCCGCCGCGGTCGTCGTCCGGCAGAGGTCGACGCCGCCGCGTTCGATTCGACGACGGTGTCGTTGAGCCTCGCGGTACCCCGTCCGCCCGAACGGCGCTCGGAGGAACGCGTCCTTCCCACCCTGCGCGTCGCCAAGATGACCGGCGCGCTGGGCGAGCAGCTCATCCGCATCCGCAACATGTCCGCTGGCGGCGTCATGGCCGACTGCAGCCGCTGTCCGCCCGTCGGCGAGGAGGTGAAGGTCGAATTCAACGGCCAGTCGATCCCGTCGACCATCGTCTGGATCCGTGAAGGGCTGATTGGCCTCAAGTTCGACCAGAATGTGGACCTCGGCGAGCTGTTCGCCGGTCGCAAGCCGCGCCACGGCTTCCGGCCGCGCCCGCCCCGCCTCGAAGTCGGCTGCTCGGCCAGCGTCAAGCTCAAGAAGCTCTACTACAAGGTGGAGGTGCACGACATTTCGCTCGGCGGGATGAAGGTCGGCCCGATCGACGATTATTGCATCGGCGAGAAGGTCGTCGTCGTGGTCGAAAGCCTGCGTCCGATCAAGGGCGAGGTGCGCTGGTACGCGGACCGCCGCGCCGGCATCGTCTTCGACCATGAGCTGAGCTTCCAGGAACTTGCGGAATGGGTCGGCAAGCGGCTCGAACTCGCCAGCCTCAAGGCAAGCTACAAGGGCTGA
- a CDS encoding response regulator — protein sequence MADMPRLLLIDDEPALADYMASAARLCGYDPAIASDQASFTAAYREATPQVVVLDLGMPNTDGVEYLRYLAEEAFDGPVLIVSGFDRRVLDSAFRLGSALGLSMAGPLEKPVRLEELETMLHSLKPGLVP from the coding sequence ATGGCCGACATGCCCCGCCTCCTGCTGATCGACGACGAGCCCGCCCTGGCCGATTACATGGCGAGCGCCGCGCGCCTGTGCGGCTACGACCCCGCCATCGCCTCCGACCAGGCGAGCTTCACCGCCGCCTATCGGGAAGCGACACCGCAGGTGGTGGTGCTGGACCTGGGCATGCCGAACACCGACGGGGTCGAATATCTGCGCTATCTTGCGGAGGAGGCGTTCGACGGGCCGGTGCTGATCGTGTCCGGCTTCGACCGACGCGTCCTCGACAGTGCCTTCCGGCTCGGCAGCGCGCTCGGGCTGAGCATGGCGGGTCCCTTGGAGAAGCCCGTGCGGCTGGAGGAACTGGAGACGATGCTCCATTCGCTCAAGCCCGGTCTCGTCCCGTGA
- a CDS encoding EAL domain-containing protein, translating to MTRDERRLLDDLEQALASGALRLAYQPKVSTETGQLVRVEALVRWTHPVLGAVPPARFVPLAEEHGLIDDLTQWALRTALRQWREWHAAGLDTAVAVNISALSLQKLDFPDLVERLCRALDVPTDRLVLELTEGATQPLIKLMDTLTRFRIKGVGLAIDDFGTGYSGLIQLRKLPFTEIKIDRQFVTGLPTSRDDQVIVRSVIELAHGLGLQVTAEGVETVDQLTALRALGCDLVQGYLLAHPLDPAELVAWASRHKRRWKLLVRPPEDALLRQRLEANG from the coding sequence GTGACGAGGGACGAGCGGCGGCTGCTCGACGATCTCGAGCAGGCGCTTGCCAGCGGAGCGCTTCGCCTCGCCTACCAGCCGAAGGTCAGTACGGAGACGGGGCAGCTGGTCCGCGTCGAGGCGCTGGTCCGCTGGACCCATCCGGTGCTCGGCGCCGTGCCCCCTGCCCGCTTCGTGCCGCTGGCCGAAGAACATGGGCTGATCGACGACCTCACCCAATGGGCGCTGCGGACGGCCCTTCGGCAATGGCGCGAATGGCATGCGGCCGGGCTCGATACGGCGGTCGCGGTCAACATCTCGGCGCTGAGCCTGCAGAAGCTGGATTTTCCGGACCTGGTGGAGCGGCTGTGCCGTGCCCTCGACGTGCCCACCGACCGGCTGGTGCTCGAGCTGACCGAAGGCGCGACCCAGCCGCTGATCAAGCTGATGGACACGCTGACCCGCTTCCGCATCAAGGGCGTCGGCCTTGCCATCGACGATTTCGGTACCGGCTATTCGGGGCTGATCCAGCTCAGAAAGCTGCCCTTTACCGAGATCAAGATCGACCGGCAGTTCGTCACCGGACTGCCGACCAGCCGCGACGACCAGGTGATCGTCCGTTCAGTGATCGAGCTGGCGCATGGCCTTGGGCTGCAGGTGACGGCCGAGGGGGTGGAGACGGTCGACCAGCTGACGGCACTGCGGGCGCTCGGCTGCGACCTGGTGCAGGGCTATCTCCTCGCCCACCCGCTCGATCCCGCCGAGCTGGTCGCCTGGGCGAGCCGCCACAAGCGCCGCTGGAAGCTGCTCGTCCGCCCGCCGGAGGATGCCCTGCTCCGCCAGCGGCTGGAGGCGAACGGCTAG
- a CDS encoding aminotransferase class I/II-fold pyridoxal phosphate-dependent enzyme has product MNPLFEQRLGTSIFETMSLAAARHGAINLGQGFPDFGWPEPLLDEAARLLREGSNQYAPSRGLPVLREAVCGFYADRQGLSLAPDQIVVTSGATEAIAATIMAAIEEGDEAIIVAPAYDAYAPLIRQSGGEVREVALRPPEWRLTEEALEAAVTPRTTMLVLNNPHNPTGRLFAAEELAAVATVARAHDLLILADEVWEEVLLTADRFTSMASLAPERTIKIGSAGKIFSLTGWKIGWLAAPAALATTIARAHQYLTFATPPNLQAAVATGLGRPEWLESARADFRRAQRRLADGLQANGWALLPSEATYFQCIDLPRSGMKLRDHQFADFAVGTLKVATIPLSGFYERAPEYGLVRLCFAKSDATIDAAIAAFGRTDALAQEILDTAVKQGVIDDLPWS; this is encoded by the coding sequence TTGAACCCCCTGTTCGAGCAAAGGCTCGGGACCAGCATCTTCGAAACCATGAGCCTCGCCGCCGCCCGGCATGGCGCAATCAACCTCGGCCAGGGCTTTCCCGACTTCGGCTGGCCCGAGCCGCTGCTGGACGAGGCGGCCCGCCTGCTCCGCGAGGGCAGCAACCAATATGCGCCCTCGCGCGGCCTTCCCGTCCTGCGCGAGGCGGTCTGCGGCTTTTATGCCGACCGCCAGGGCCTCTCCCTCGCGCCCGACCAGATCGTCGTGACCAGCGGCGCGACCGAGGCGATCGCCGCGACCATCATGGCCGCGATCGAGGAGGGCGACGAGGCGATCATCGTCGCGCCCGCCTACGACGCCTATGCGCCGCTGATCCGCCAGTCGGGCGGCGAGGTGCGGGAAGTGGCGCTTCGCCCGCCCGAGTGGCGCCTGACCGAGGAAGCGCTTGAAGCCGCGGTGACGCCCCGCACGACCATGCTCGTCCTCAACAACCCCCATAATCCGACCGGCCGGCTGTTCGCAGCGGAGGAGCTCGCCGCCGTCGCAACCGTGGCCCGGGCCCACGATCTGCTCATCCTCGCGGACGAGGTGTGGGAAGAGGTCCTGCTCACCGCCGACCGCTTCACCTCCATGGCCTCGCTCGCGCCGGAACGGACGATCAAGATCGGCTCGGCGGGCAAGATCTTCTCGCTGACCGGCTGGAAGATCGGCTGGCTCGCCGCGCCGGCCGCGCTGGCCACGACCATCGCCCGCGCGCATCAATATCTGACCTTCGCCACGCCGCCCAACCTCCAGGCCGCCGTGGCGACGGGCCTCGGCCGTCCCGAGTGGCTGGAAAGCGCCCGCGCCGACTTCCGCCGGGCGCAGCGACGGCTGGCCGATGGATTGCAGGCGAACGGCTGGGCCCTGCTTCCGAGCGAGGCGACCTATTTCCAGTGCATCGATCTTCCGCGGTCCGGGATGAAGCTCAGGGACCATCAGTTTGCCGACTTCGCCGTCGGCACGCTCAAGGTGGCGACCATCCCGCTCTCGGGCTTCTACGAACGGGCGCCCGAATATGGCCTCGTCCGCCTGTGCTTCGCCAAGTCCGACGCGACCATCGATGCCGCCATTGCCGCGTTCGGCCGGACGGACGCGCTCGCCCAGGAAATCCTCGACACGGCCGTCAAGCAAGGCGTCATCGACGACCTTCCCTGGTCCTAG
- a CDS encoding CaiB/BaiF CoA-transferase family protein has translation MTGALNGLTIVEMAGLGPGPFAGMMLADHGARVIRVERPGNLSVPSDPLTRNRESIALDLRQPPAQDIVRRLAGTADGLIEGYRPGVMERFDLGPEPLLEANPRLVYGRVTGWGQDGPLAQEAGHDINYLALTGLLSCIGEADRPPVPPLNLVADYAGGGLMLAFGMVAALLHAQRTGEGQVIDAAMTDGAALTGALMFGLRAAGLWQDRRGANLLDGGDPIYGCYRCADGREISVGAIEPQFRAAFYDVLGLEMGAGREAVASVIATRSRDDWTNAFAGREACVAPVLTLGEAPDHPHHCDRGTFVTLDGVVQPGPAPRLARTPAPPPRPSRQGGEDGAAILAGLGYSAEAVAGLRAQGVLR, from the coding sequence GTGACGGGTGCGCTGAATGGACTGACGATCGTCGAGATGGCCGGGCTGGGGCCCGGGCCGTTCGCGGGGATGATGCTCGCCGACCATGGCGCGCGGGTGATCCGGGTCGAGCGGCCGGGCAATCTCAGCGTGCCCAGCGATCCGCTGACCCGCAACCGCGAGAGCATCGCCCTCGACCTTCGTCAGCCGCCGGCGCAAGACATCGTCCGTCGCCTGGCAGGAACGGCGGACGGGCTGATCGAAGGGTATCGCCCAGGCGTGATGGAGCGCTTCGATCTCGGCCCCGAGCCGCTGCTCGAGGCCAATCCGCGCCTCGTCTATGGCCGGGTGACCGGCTGGGGCCAGGACGGCCCGCTGGCCCAGGAAGCAGGCCACGACATCAACTATCTCGCGCTGACCGGCCTGCTCTCCTGCATCGGCGAGGCCGACCGCCCGCCGGTGCCGCCATTGAACCTCGTCGCCGATTATGCCGGCGGCGGGCTGATGCTGGCGTTCGGCATGGTCGCGGCCCTGCTCCATGCCCAGCGGACCGGCGAGGGACAGGTGATCGACGCCGCCATGACCGATGGCGCAGCGCTCACCGGCGCCCTCATGTTCGGCCTTCGCGCCGCCGGCCTGTGGCAGGATCGGCGCGGCGCCAACCTGCTCGATGGTGGCGATCCCATCTACGGCTGCTATCGCTGCGCCGACGGGCGGGAGATCAGCGTCGGCGCCATCGAACCGCAGTTCCGCGCCGCCTTCTACGATGTGCTGGGCCTCGAAATGGGCGCCGGCCGCGAGGCGGTGGCCTCCGTCATCGCCACCCGCAGCCGCGACGACTGGACGAACGCCTTCGCCGGCCGCGAAGCCTGCGTCGCCCCCGTACTGACCCTCGGCGAAGCCCCGGACCACCCCCACCATTGCGACCGCGGCACCTTCGTCACGCTCGATGGCGTGGTCCAGCCCGGTCCGGCACCGCGCCTCGCCCGTACGCCCGCACCGCCACCGCGCCCCTCGCGGCAGGGCGGCGAAGACGGCGCAGCGATCCTCGCCGGGCTTGGTTATTCCGCCGAGGCCGTCGCGGGCCTTCGTGCGCAAGGAGTGCTCCGTTGA